CCAGCTTTTCCGGCGCGGGCTTTTTCGCGCCCGAACGCTTCTGGATCCATTCCATCCAGTACGGCCACCAGCTGCCCTTGACCTCTTCGGTGCCCTGCAGCCACTCGTCGGCAGTCTCAGGCAGCTTGCCCTTCTTTTTCTGGACGTAATATTTCGCCTTGGGATTGCCCGGCGGGTTGAGGATCGCCTGCATGTGCCCCGACTGGCTGAGCACGTAGGTAACGTCCTTCGATCCGAACAGCTGCGTCGAACGATAGGTCGCCTTCCACGGCGTGATGTGGTCGGTCACCCCGCCGAGAATGAACAGGTCGGCGGTGACCTTGCTCAGATCGACCTTGTGATCAGCCATCTCGATCTCGCCCTTCTTGGTGAAGGCAAGGGTTTCGTACAGCGTCAGGAAATCACCCATCAGGCTGGCGGACAGGTTGGTCGCATCGGCATTCCAGAAGAGCACGTCGAAGGCCGGCGGGTCCATGCCGAGCAGGTAATTGTTGATGACGTAGTTCCAGATCAGATCGTTGGGTCGCAGCCACGCGAAGCCGCGTGCCAGATCGTCAGCCTTGATAATGCCCGCTTTCTCCGCGCGCTGGCGGGCGAGCTTCATCCCGTTCTCGCTGACCAGCGAGCCGGCTTCGATATCGGTCTGTTTCGGGTGCAGCACGCATACCATCAGCGTGAGCGTGCCGAGAATGTCATTCCCGCTCGCCGCGAGCTTCGAAGCGAGCACCGAGGCGGTCTGGCCACCCGAACAGCCGGCCGACACGTTGACTTTCTTCGCACCGGTAATGTCTGCCACCGCCTCGAGCGCTTCCTCGCAGCTGGCGATGTAATCGGCCATGTCCCAATGGCCCTGTTCCTTCGACGGATTTCGCCACGAAATCACGAAGGTCTGCATGCCGTTGTCGACCTGCCACTTTATGATCGATTTCTCCGGCGCGAGATCGTTGATGTACATCTTGTTGATCTGCGGCGGGATCGTCAGCTGCGGGATTTCATACACTTCGTCGGTCGTCGGCGCGTACTGCACCAGCTCGAACATTTCGGTGCGATGGACGACCGACCCTTTCGACGTCGCGATGTTTTCGCCCAGCTTGAACGGGCGCTTGTCGACCTGGCTGACCATCCCCTTGTTGTGGACGAGATCGTTGTAGGCGTTCTGCAGCCCCTTGATCAGCGATAGCCCGCCCGAATTGATCAGCTGCTTCTGCGCAACCGGGTTGCCGGCAAGCGTATTGGTCGGCGCGAGTCCATCGAGAATGATGTTGGCGATGAAATTCGCCCGGTTGCGTTCCAGCTCGTCGAGCTCGAGCTCCTCGAGCCAGTTCTTCATGCCCTTCTGCACCGCGAGGTAATATTGCGCTCCGGCGCGGAAGAACGGGTTGAATTGCCACGCCGGGTCCTGGAACCGCCGGTCCTTCGGGTCGGGCGCGAGTTCGCTCTTGCCGGTCATGATCTTCACCATGTCCTCGGTCATCGAGCGGGCATGGCGCATCATGCGGCTGGGGTCTGATGCGGTTTCGCGCAGCAACAGCGCGACCGCGCTGACGAAATCCTCGCGCGCGACACCGATCAGCGGACCGAGCGCGTTGGTCGATTGCGCCGCCTCGTTTTCGAGTTTTACCGTGCCTTGTGCCATGGAATCCCCTTGCAGTCTGCGCGCGCGACCGGCGGCGCGCTTTCCACATGCCTCGCGATCTGCGGATTATCAAGGTTTCAGGCGGGCATGCCTCCCCGTAACGGAGGTCCGCGTTCACACTTTCTTGAGCCTGCGGATTAACCGTTCCGCAGGCCCGTTCCCGCCATAGTCTCGACAATGAACGGCCGTTCCCTTCGAAATCCCGTGCAGGCAAGCCCGAGAACGGCCGAAGCCGCGCCCGCCAGCGCGCGCGCCGGCATCCGTCGGAACAGGCAGGCAGACGAGTCCGCAGGGGATCAGCGCAGCGAGGACGATCGCCGTGCGCCGGATCGCGTCGAAGCGGGACACGCAGTCCCGCTACCGTCCGATAATGGCGGGCTCCGTGCCGAGCACGAATTCTTCCTTCCGCGCGAAACCCGCCCGTTGGCGCTGTTCCTGCTGATCGCCTACACGCTGGCGGCCCTCGTCACCTTCTCGGTCCCGCTCGGCTTCGCGTTGGTCGCGGGCGCGGTGTCGGTCGCCGTGTGTGCTTCCGGCGCGCATTTCGCCCGGTTTGAGCGGCGCGCGGGCACATCGAATACGCTCCGTTACGCGCTGGTTGGCGCTGGC
The Erythrobacter sp. JK5 DNA segment above includes these coding regions:
- a CDS encoding alpha/beta hydrolase — translated: MAQGTVKLENEAAQSTNALGPLIGVAREDFVSAVALLLRETASDPSRMMRHARSMTEDMVKIMTGKSELAPDPKDRRFQDPAWQFNPFFRAGAQYYLAVQKGMKNWLEELELDELERNRANFIANIILDGLAPTNTLAGNPVAQKQLINSGGLSLIKGLQNAYNDLVHNKGMVSQVDKRPFKLGENIATSKGSVVHRTEMFELVQYAPTTDEVYEIPQLTIPPQINKMYINDLAPEKSIIKWQVDNGMQTFVISWRNPSKEQGHWDMADYIASCEEALEAVADITGAKKVNVSAGCSGGQTASVLASKLAASGNDILGTLTLMVCVLHPKQTDIEAGSLVSENGMKLARQRAEKAGIIKADDLARGFAWLRPNDLIWNYVINNYLLGMDPPAFDVLFWNADATNLSASLMGDFLTLYETLAFTKKGEIEMADHKVDLSKVTADLFILGGVTDHITPWKATYRSTQLFGSKDVTYVLSQSGHMQAILNPPGNPKAKYYVQKKKGKLPETADEWLQGTEEVKGSWWPYWMEWIQKRSGAKKPAPEKLGNAKHKPMDPAPGLYVVEEV